One Heptranchias perlo isolate sHepPer1 chromosome 5, sHepPer1.hap1, whole genome shotgun sequence DNA window includes the following coding sequences:
- the LOC137321373 gene encoding uncharacterized protein: MARVLLFGFILSVAAIVPEVWMQTAPPGFLKTECRDSVFWVGLNKHFLAGKFWQINVVDQSGYIFPVTPRFASQCGYTIAVDHWSVEFRASVLSCCVHIVNDEQFNLTIQVQVSGTDGVASTYIQTLSCMYSPWAAREIFCEENYMQISVQRNIPTIEEDYAQDAEDWALVLPEASSAGSGIWQVVFHVPGGKRSMTVKEAHERGYGINTTVSRILLRAPYHANEAQIVLVQGVPLSVIRSTSFYKRHWVILLIDTAVACPVDGITFTDNIITWTVPRIFTPIVTSEVHQDNTSMGVNGIKLGPTRMAERNYTLNKNDTALAIRVPIGAQDGYYKSHVVDGQYGIKYSINLFLEHLWEDEAWGWNKINVIHPVTTPFIPQPLVLTDDTIPEQWLFNVTLGNFLPDVELKKLTLGSQSFPVDEENQIFNVYNWTTTNETTLNRIFILEVPMESPVVDRKYIGNGVEQYTLDIIYTLTVVPENVIFTHTARLIHKHKIVLPVANGFCDEENMTLVITHGTLDQYWIPFIGNVQLTRHSAEQNGYMLRDNGTHLILVVPHDAAEVVHEAMNNQGLRNRFDFRLKDNKTLDVLTNFSVSCSFSTADFITCLPNGRMVITALKLEALLGIDAAKMMLKDRSCKPKESDEFKAVFEFSANSCGTIRRFEKNYMIYENEVVYFRESEPTSDPIYRLAISCHYHINDSLHIQFEHQVNPLPAVVPGYGPIVLVMQLSKDVLYSNLYEEGDYPVVKYLTDPLYFEVQLLHIEDPQIELFLQDCWATASPDRNDIPQWPIIVKSCENKADVHMTIFHPVTSNERVRYPTHYKRFEVKMFAFTVGNLNTLVGQVYFHCSVVLCRKDPVSGQLCPGQCIPGKQRLGRSAGAEHHLQGSVSSGAVVIVAEIPTLESKIVTDIAVKSYSWPLLLIGGVTIIVASIVLGIIGHKCQMNRLY, translated from the exons ATGGCGCGTGTCCTGTTATTTGG GTTCATATTGTCGGTGGCTGCGATAGTCCCTGAAGTATGGATGCAAACTGCGCCTCCAG GTTTTCTGAAGACTGAATGCCGCGACAGTGTCTTTTGGGTTGGACTGAATAAGCACTTTCTTGCAGGGAAGTTCTGGCAGATTAACGTTGTTG ATCAGTCTGGTTATATCTTTCCTGTCACACCAAGATTTGCATCCCAGTGTGGTTATACGATTGCTGTGGATCACTGGAGTGTTGAATTCCGTGCCTCTGTCCTTAGCTGTTGTGTCCATATTGTG AATGATGAGCAATTCAACCTCACTATACAAGTACAAGTATCAGGAACTGATGGAGTAGCTTCAACATATATTCAAACTCTGTCTTGTATGTACTCTCCATGGGCTGCAAGGGAAATATTCTGTGAAGAAAACTACATGCAG ATCTCCGTACAAAGAAATATACCAACCATTGAGGAGGATTATGCCCAAGATGCTGAAGATTGGGCTTTAGTATTGCCAGAA GCAAGTAGTGCAGGCAGTGGAATATGGCAAGTGGTATTTCATGTCCCTGGTGGTAAAAGGAGTATGACTGTGAAAGAAGCACATGAGAGAGGCTATGGCATCAACACAACAGTGTCTCGTATTTTGCTTCGTGCTCCATATCATGCAAATGAGGCTCAAATAGTCTTG GTCCAAGGTGTCCCCTTGTCTGTAATCCGATCGACCAGCTTTTACAAACGGCATTGGGTGATTCTGCTAATTGATACAGCAGTGGCTTGTCCTGTTG ATGGCATTACATTCACTGATAATATAATCACCTGGACAGTGCCAAGAATCTTCACTCCAATTGTGACCAGTGAAGTTCATCAGGACAACACCTCCATGGGAGTAAATGGCATCAAGTTGGGTCCTACAAGAATGGCAGAAAGAAATTATACCCTGAATAAAAATGATACTGCTCTTGCTATAAGAGTCCCAATTGGAGCACAGGATGGATACTATAAG AGCCATGTGGTGGATGGACAGTATGGTATCAAATACAGCATTAACTTATTCTTGGAACACCTGTGGGAAGATGAGGCATGGGGATGGAATAAAATCAATGTGATCCATCCAGTCACCACTCCCTTTATTCCTCAGCCTCTTGTTCTCACTGATG ATACCATTCCTGAGCAATGGCTATTCAATGTCACACTAGGCAACTTTCTTCCTGATGTGGAACTAAAAAAGCTTACTCTGGGCTCTCAATCCTTCCCTGTGGATGAAGAAAACCAGATATTTAATGTGTACAACTGGACTACCACAAATGAGACAACCCTAAATAGAATCTTCATTCTCGAAGTTCCAATGGAGTCACCAGTTGTAGACCGAAAG TATATAGGAAATGGTGTTGAACAATACACCCTTGACATCATTTACACCCTGACTGTGGTACCAGAAAATGTAATATTCACACATACAGCTCGTTTAATCCATAAACATAAAATAG TACTTCCTGTGGCAAATGGCTTTTGTGATGAAGAAAACATGACACTGGTGATAACCCATGGAACCTTGGATCAGTACTGGATTCCTTTCATTGGCAATGTACAGTTAACCCGTCACTCTGCTGAGCAGAATGGTTATATGCTGAGAGATAATGGCACCCACTTAATACTTGTTGTTCCACATGATGCAGCTGAAGTTGTCCATGAG GCAATGAATAACCAAGGCCTTAGAAACAGATTTGACTTCAGACTGAAGGATAATAAAACCCTGGATGTGCTGACCAACTTTTCTGTTTCCTGCAGCTTTTCTACAGCAGACTTCATAA CTTGTTTGCCAAATGGAAGAATGGTCATTACTGCTCTAAAACTTGAAGCATTGTTGGGAATAGATGCTGCCAAAATGATGCTGAAGGATAGAAGCTGCAAGCCAAAGGAGAGTGATGAATTCAAAGCTGTCTTTGAATTTTCTGCCAACTCATGTGGCACAATTAGAAGG TTTGAGAAGAATTACATGATCTATGAGAATGAAGTGGTGTACTTCAGAGAATCAGAACCAACTAGTGACCCAATATATCG GCTTGCCATATCTTGTCATTACCACATAAATGACTCCCTGCATATTCAGTTTGAACACCAAGTAAATCCTCTGCCAGCTGTTGTACCTGGATATGGACCTATTGTCTTAGTTATGCAACTTTCCAAAG ATGTGTTGTATTCTAACCTGTATGAAGAAGGTGACTATCCAGTAGTGAAGTAtctgactgatcccctgtactttGAAGTGCAACTGTTGCACATAGAAGATCCACAAATTGAATTGTTCTTGCAAGATTGCTGGGCAACTGCATCACCAGACAGAAATGATATTCCACAATGGCCAATCATTGTCAAAAG ctgTGAGAACAAGGCTGACGTGCATATGACCATCTTTCATCCAGTAACCAGTAATGAGAGGGTCAGATACCCCACTCACTACAAAAGGTTTGAGGTCAAGATGTTTGCTTTTACTGTGGGCAACCTGAATACCTTAGTGGGACAG GTGTACTTTCATTGCAGTGTAGTCTTGTGCAGGAAGGACCCAGTAAGTGGGCAACTTTGCCCTGGTCAATGTATACCAGGAAAACAGAGGCTGG GTCGAAGTGCAGGTGCAGAGCACCATCTGCAGGGATCTGTATCATCAGGAGCAGTGGTGATCGTGGCAGAAATCCCTACACTGGAAAGCAAGATTGTGACAG ATATCGCAGTGAAGTCCTACTCCTGGCCATTGCTACTGATTGGAGGTGTAACAATAATTGTTGCTTCTATTGTTCTTGGAATTATTGGTCACAAATGCCAAATGAACAGATTATATTAA
- the LOC137321374 gene encoding uncharacterized protein has translation MARVLLFGFILSVAAIVPEVWMQTAPPGFLKTECRDSVFWVGLNKHFLAGKFWQINVVDQSGYIFPVTPRFASQCGYTIAVDHWSVEFRASVLSCCVHIVNDEQFNLTIQVQVSGTDGVASTYIQTLSCMYSPWAAREIFCEENYMQISVQRNIPTIEEDYAQDAEDWALVLPEASSAGSGIWQVVFHVPGGKRSMTVKEAHERGYGINTTVSRILLRAPYHANEAQIVLVQGVPLSVIRSTSFYKRHWVILLIDTAVACPVDGITFTDNIITWTVPRIFTPIVTSEVHQDNTSMGVNGIKLGPTRMAERNYTLNKNDTALAIRVPIGAQDGYYKSHVVDGQYGIKYSINLFLEHLWEDEAWGWNKINVIHPVTTPFIPQPLVLTDDTIPEQWLFNVTLGNFLPDVELKKLTLGSQSFPVDEENQIFNVYNWTTTNETTLNRIFILEVPMESPVVDRKYIGDGVEQYTLDIIYTLTVVPEHVIFTHTARLIHKHKIVLPVANGFCDEENMTLVITHGTLDQYWIPFIGNVQLTCHSAEQTGYMLRDNGTHLILVVPHDAAEVVHEAMNNQGLRNRFDFRLKDNKTLDVLTNFSVSCSFSTADFITCLPNGRMVITVLKLEALLGIDAAKMMLKDRSCKPKESDEFKAVFEFSANSCGTIRRFEKNYMIYENEVVYFRESEPTGDPIYRLAISCHYHINDSLHIQFEHQVNPLPAVVPGYGPIVLVMQLSKDVLYSNLYEEGDYPVVKYLTDPLYFEVQLLHIEDPQIELFLQDCWATASPDRNDIPQWPIIVKSCENKADVHMTIFHPVTSNERVRYPTHYKRFEVKMFAFTVGNLNTIVGQVYFHCSVVLCRKDPVSGQLCPGQCIPGKQRLGRSAGAEHNLQGSVSSGAVVIVAEIPTLESKIVTDIAVKSYSWPLLLIGGVTIIVASIVLGIIGHKCQMNRLY, from the exons ATGGCGCGTGTCCTGTTATTTGG GTTCATATTGTCGGTGGCTGCGATAGTCCCTGAAGTATGGATGCAAACTGCGCCTCCAG GTTTTCTGAAGACTGAATGCCGCGACAGTGTCTTTTGGGTTGGACTGAATAAGCACTTTCTTGCAGGGAAGTTCTGGCAGATTAACGTTGTTG ATCAGTCTGGTTATATCTTTCCTGTCACACCAAGATTTGCATCCCAGTGTGGTTATACGATTGCTGTGGATCACTGGAGTGTTGAATTCCGTGCCTCTGTCCTCAGCTGTTGTGTCCATATTGTG AATGATGAGCAATTCAACCTCACTATACAAGTACAAGTATCAGGAACTGATGGAGTAGCTTCAACATATATTCAAACTCTGTCTTGTATGTACTCTCCATGGGCTGCAAGGGAAATATTCTGTGAAGAAAACTACATGCAG ATCTCCGTACAAAGAAATATACCAACCATTGAGGAGGATTATGCCCAAGATGCTGAAGATTGGGCTTTAGTATTGCCAGAA GCAAGTAGTGCAGGCAGTGGAATATGGCAAGTGGTATTTCATGTCCCTGGTGGTAAAAGGAGTATGACTGTGAAAGAAGCACATGAGAGAGGCTATGGCATCAACACAACAGTGTCTCGTATTTTGCTTCGTGCTCCATATCATGCAAATGAGGCTCAAATAGTCTTG GTCCAAGGTGTCCCCTTGTCTGTAATCCGATCGACCAGCTTTTACAAACGGCATTGGGTGATTCTGCTAATTGATACAGCAGTGGCTTGTCCTGTTG ATGGCATTACATTCACTGATAATATAATCACCTGGACAGTGCCAAGAATCTTCACTCCAATTGTGACCAGTGAAGTTCATCAGGACAACACCTCCATGGGAGTAAATGGCATCAAGTTGGGTCCTACAAGAATGGCAGAAAGAAATTATACCCTGAATAAAAATGATACTGCTCTTGCTATAAGAGTCCCAATTGGAGCACAGGATGGATACTATAAG AGCCATGTGGTGGATGGACAGTATGGTATCAAATACAGCATTAACTTATTCTTGGAACACCTGTGGGAAGATGAGGCATGGGGATGGAATAAAATCAATGTGATCCATCCAGTCACCACTCCCTTTATTCCTCAGCCTCTTGTTCTCACTGATG ATACCATTCCTGAGCAATGGCTATTCAATGTCACACTCGGCAACTTTCTTCCTGATGTGGAACTAAAAAAGCTCACTCTGGGCTCTCAATCCTTCCCTGTGGATGAAGAAAACCAGATATTTAATGTGTACAACTGGACTACCACAAATGAGACCACCCTAAATAGAATCTTCATTCTCGAAGTTCCAATGGAGTCACCAGTTGTAGACCGAAAG TATATAGGAGATGGTGTTGAACAATACACCCTTGACATCATTTACACCCTGACTGTGGTACCAGAACATGTAATATTCACACATACAGCTCGTTTAATCCATAAACATAAAATAG TACTTCCTGTGGCAAATGGCTTTTGTGATGAAGAAAACATGACACTGGTGATAACCCATGGAACCTTGGATCAGTACTGGATTCCTTTCATTGGCAATGTACAGTTGACCTGTCACTCTGCTGAGCAGACTGGTTATATGCTGAGAGATAATGGTACCCACTTAATACTTGTTGTTCCACATGATGCAGCTGAAGTTGTCCATGAG GCAATGAATAACCAAGGCCTTAGAAACAGATTTGACTTCAGACTGAAGGATAATAAAACCCTGGATGTGCTGACCAACTTTTCTGTTTCCTGCAGCTTTTCTACAGCAGACTTCATAA CTTGTTTGCCAAATGGAAGAATGGTCATTACTGTTCTAAAACTTGAAGCATTGTTGGGAATAGATGCTGCCAAAATGATGCTGAAGGATAGAAGCTGCAAGCCAAAGGAGAGTGATGAATTCAAAGCTGTCTTTGAATTTTCTGCCAACTCATGTGGCACAATTAGAAGG TTTGAGAAGAATTACATGATCTATGAGAATGAAGTGGTGTACTTCAGAGAATCAGAACCAACTGGTGACCCAATATATCG GCTTGCCATATCTTGTCATTACCACATAAATGACTCCCTGCATATTCAGTTTGAACACCAAGTAAATCCTCTGCCAGCTGTTGTACCTGGATATGGACCTATTGTCTTAGTTATGCAACTTTCCAAAG ATGTGTTGTATTCTAACCTGTATGAAGAAGGTGACTATCCAGTAGTGAAGTAtctgactgatcccctgtactttGAAGTGCAACTGTTGCACATAGAAGATCCACAAATTGAATTGTTCTTGCAAGATTGCTGGGCAACTGCATCACCAGACAGAAATGATATTCCACAATGGCCAATCATTGTCAAAAG ctgTGAGAACAAGGCTGATGTGCATATGACCATCTTTCATCCAGTAACCAGTAATGAGAGGGTCAGATACCCCACTCACTACAAAAGGTTTGAGGTCAAGATGTTTGCTTTTACTGTGGGCAACCTGAATACCATAGTGGGACAG GTGTACTTTCATTGCAGTGTAGTCTTGTGCAGGAAGGACCCAGTAAGTGGGCAACTTTGCCCTGGTCAATGTATACCAGGAAAACAGAGGCTGG GTCGAAGTGCAGGTGCAGAGCACAATCTGCAGGGATCTGTATCATCAGGAGCAGTGGTGATCGTGGCAGAAATCCCTACACTGGAAAGCAAGATTGTGACAG ATATCGCAGTGAAGTCCTACTCCTGGCCATTGCTACTGATTGGAGGTGTAACAATAATTGTTGCTTCTATTGTTCTTGGAATTATTGGTCACAAATGCCAAATGAACAGGTTATATTGA